One Micromonospora sp. FIMYZ51 genomic window carries:
- a CDS encoding glycoside hydrolase family 3 N-terminal domain-containing protein, which translates to MTELHGVVAGPAATPAQPGPSHDRPDRAAGEARVRELLGRMTIEEKIAQLVGFWEKEDGEAVAPLQGEFGDVGKLETFSRHGLGHLTRAYGTRPVDAAARAAWLWKFQADLVTGTRLGIPAIVHEECLTGLSAWKAATFPTPLAWGAAFDPELVTEMAAAIGASMRALGVHQGLSPVLDVIRDPRWGRVDECISEDPYLVGTVGTAYVRGLQSQGVHATLKHFVGYSASRAGRNFAPVHAGPRELADVLLLPFEMAILDGDARSVMHSYAEIDGVPVAADPTMLTDLLRERWGFDGTVVADYFGVAFLNLLHHVAVDHAEAAVQALTAGVDIELPTGDAYLTLVEAVRSGRLDEALVDRSVLRVLRQKLELGLLDATFTDEPVQSIDLDSPEHRAIARRLAEESIILVSNQEILPLPAGRRVAVIGPNADRQAALFGCYSFLNHVLAQHPDVETGIEVPTVLDAVRAEFGAELVSSAQGCDVDSDDRSGFGAAVAAASAADVAVLVVGDHAGLFGRGTVGEGCDRDDLELPGVQRELVERVLATGRPVVLVLLTGRPYAVGWALERCAAVVQAFFPGEEGAGAIAGVLSGRVNPSGKLPISLPASAGAQPYSYLHPALGEGNEVTNLATTPPASFGHGLSYTTFAHADLSVPATVPTDGTIRATVRVTNTGTVAGDDVVQLYGHDRVASVTRPVAQLLGYRRIHLAPGQSVTVELAVPTTRLAFSDRSLNRIVEPGDVDLWVGTSTQRDTAASTTLTGDPAPVTHSSPRWTTTLIH; encoded by the coding sequence ATGACTGAGCTCCACGGGGTGGTGGCTGGGCCGGCGGCGACGCCGGCCCAGCCGGGCCCGAGCCACGACCGGCCCGACCGGGCGGCGGGGGAGGCACGGGTACGCGAGCTGCTCGGCCGGATGACGATCGAGGAGAAGATCGCGCAGCTCGTCGGGTTCTGGGAGAAGGAGGACGGCGAGGCGGTCGCCCCGTTGCAGGGCGAGTTCGGCGACGTCGGCAAGCTGGAGACCTTCTCCCGGCACGGGCTGGGCCACCTGACCCGGGCCTACGGCACCCGCCCTGTCGACGCCGCCGCCCGCGCGGCCTGGCTGTGGAAGTTCCAGGCGGATCTGGTGACGGGCACCCGGCTGGGCATCCCGGCGATCGTCCACGAGGAGTGCCTGACCGGGCTCTCGGCGTGGAAGGCGGCCACCTTCCCCACCCCGTTGGCCTGGGGCGCGGCCTTCGATCCCGAACTGGTCACCGAGATGGCCGCCGCGATCGGCGCGTCGATGCGGGCGCTCGGCGTGCACCAGGGCCTCTCCCCGGTGCTCGACGTGATCCGGGATCCGCGCTGGGGCCGGGTCGACGAGTGCATCTCCGAGGACCCGTACCTGGTCGGCACCGTCGGTACGGCGTACGTGCGTGGTTTGCAGTCCCAGGGGGTGCACGCCACGCTCAAGCACTTCGTCGGCTACTCCGCCTCGCGGGCCGGGCGCAACTTCGCCCCCGTGCACGCCGGCCCGCGGGAACTCGCCGACGTGCTGCTCCTGCCGTTCGAGATGGCGATCCTCGACGGCGACGCCCGGTCGGTCATGCACTCCTACGCCGAGATCGACGGTGTGCCCGTCGCCGCCGACCCGACGATGCTCACCGACCTGCTGCGGGAGCGGTGGGGCTTCGACGGCACGGTGGTGGCCGACTACTTCGGCGTGGCGTTTCTGAACCTGCTGCACCACGTCGCGGTGGACCACGCCGAGGCGGCGGTGCAGGCACTGACCGCCGGGGTCGACATCGAACTGCCGACCGGCGACGCGTACCTGACCCTGGTCGAGGCGGTGCGCTCCGGCCGGCTCGACGAGGCCCTCGTCGACCGCTCGGTGCTGCGGGTGCTGCGCCAGAAGCTTGAGCTCGGGCTGCTCGACGCCACCTTCACCGACGAGCCGGTCCAGTCGATCGACCTCGACTCGCCCGAGCACCGGGCGATCGCCCGCCGCCTCGCCGAGGAGTCGATCATCCTGGTCAGCAACCAGGAGATCCTGCCGCTGCCGGCCGGCCGGCGGGTGGCGGTCATCGGTCCGAACGCCGATCGGCAGGCCGCCCTCTTCGGGTGCTACTCCTTCCTCAACCACGTACTCGCCCAGCACCCCGACGTGGAGACCGGCATCGAGGTGCCGACGGTGCTCGACGCGGTCCGCGCCGAGTTCGGTGCCGAGCTGGTCAGCTCGGCGCAGGGCTGCGACGTGGACAGCGACGACCGGTCCGGGTTCGGTGCCGCGGTCGCGGCGGCGTCCGCCGCGGATGTCGCCGTCCTGGTCGTCGGCGACCACGCTGGCCTGTTCGGGCGCGGCACGGTCGGCGAGGGTTGTGACCGGGACGACCTGGAACTGCCCGGCGTCCAGCGGGAGCTGGTCGAGCGGGTGTTGGCCACCGGTCGTCCCGTGGTCCTGGTGCTGCTCACCGGCCGGCCGTACGCGGTCGGCTGGGCGCTGGAGCGGTGCGCGGCGGTGGTGCAGGCGTTCTTCCCGGGCGAGGAGGGTGCCGGCGCGATCGCCGGGGTGCTCTCCGGACGGGTGAACCCCTCCGGCAAGCTGCCGATCAGCCTGCCTGCCTCGGCCGGGGCTCAGCCGTACTCGTACCTGCATCCCGCGCTCGGCGAGGGCAACGAGGTGACCAACCTGGCGACGACGCCCCCGGCGTCGTTCGGCCACGGCCTGTCCTACACGACCTTCGCGCACGCGGACCTGTCGGTGCCCGCCACGGTGCCCACCGACGGCACGATCCGGGCGACCGTACGTGTCACCAACACCGGTACGGTCGCCGGTGACGACGTGGTCCAGCTCTACGGTCACGACCGGGTGGCCTCGGTGACCCGGCCGGTGGCGCAGTTGCTCGGCTACCGGCGGATCCACCTGGCGCCGGGTCAGTCGGTCACGGTCGAGCTGGCGGTGCCCACCACCCGGCTGGCCTTCTCCGACCGCAGCCTCAACCGGATCGTCGAGCCCGGTGACGTGGACCTCTGGGTGGGCACCAGCACCCAGCGCGACACCGCGGCGTCGACCACCCTGACCGGTGACCCGGCCCCCGTCACCCACTCCTCCCCGCGCTGGACCACGACCCTGATCCACTGA
- a CDS encoding carbohydrate ABC transporter permease: MTMTANTMPSSSTARRPFAWSSPLTYALALAVAAVSITPVVYVIVGGFRTTPQIVADPAGLPDPWVWDNYRRVLTQSNFWEQTFNSGVIALGTTLGVVLLGVSAAFVLARYTFRGREALFTFFTLGLLFPAGAAILPLYLMLRDLNLINSYYAVMLPQIAFQLPITIVILRPFLAAIPRELEDAAAIDGTGRIGFLWRIVLPLSRPAMVTVGILAFVASWNAFLLPLLVLGDASLHTLPLGVQNFSSQYTSDTAGILAFTSLAMLPALLFFTFAEKQIVGGLQGAVKG, from the coding sequence GTGACTATGACCGCGAACACCATGCCGTCCTCGTCCACCGCCCGCCGACCCTTCGCGTGGAGCAGCCCGCTGACCTACGCGTTGGCGCTCGCGGTCGCCGCCGTGTCGATCACCCCGGTGGTCTACGTGATCGTCGGCGGCTTCCGCACCACTCCGCAGATCGTCGCGGATCCGGCCGGTCTGCCCGACCCCTGGGTCTGGGACAACTACCGGCGGGTGTTGACGCAGAGCAACTTCTGGGAGCAGACCTTCAACAGCGGGGTGATCGCCCTCGGTACGACGCTCGGTGTCGTGCTGCTCGGGGTCAGCGCCGCCTTCGTGCTCGCCCGGTACACCTTCCGAGGGCGCGAGGCGCTGTTCACCTTCTTCACCCTGGGCCTGCTCTTCCCGGCCGGCGCGGCGATCCTGCCGCTCTACCTCATGCTGCGCGACCTCAACCTGATCAACTCGTACTACGCGGTGATGTTGCCGCAGATCGCCTTCCAGTTGCCGATCACGATCGTGATCCTGCGGCCCTTCCTGGCCGCCATTCCCCGCGAGTTGGAGGATGCCGCCGCCATCGACGGCACCGGCCGGATCGGCTTCCTCTGGCGCATCGTGCTGCCGCTGTCGCGGCCGGCGATGGTCACCGTCGGGATCCTCGCGTTCGTGGCGAGTTGGAACGCCTTCCTGCTGCCGCTACTGGTGCTCGGTGACGCCAGCCTGCATACCCTGCCCCTGGGAGTACAGAACTTCTCCAGTCAGTACACCTCCGACACGGCGGGGATCCTCGCCTTCACGTCGCTGGCGATGCTGCCGGCACTACTTTTCTTCACGTTCGCCGAGAAACAGATCGTCGGTGGCCTCCAGGGCGCGGTCAAGGGCTGA
- a CDS encoding sugar ABC transporter permease, producing MTSTNPTLDLAGGATAPPAGRRPARRSPHRAAETRRKWYEIIGLTTPAVIVYVMFVLVPMGFAFYYSLFRWRGVGPPTDFVGFDNYVLAFQDPIFLDALRNNAIIVFGSLLIQGPVALGVALLLNRKFRGRTLFRLLAFVPYVLAEVTVGIMWKLLLSDAGTFNAFLEALGLGGLVQAWLADLDIVIWTLLFILTWKYVGFAIILLLAGLSNVPQELNEAAAIDGASWWQTQRHITLPLLGPTIRIWMFLSMIGSLQVFDIIWVTSVPAVRSLGASATMATYMVDNGFFARLWGYGNAVAVILFVISFVAALLFQRFLLRRDIQGAVTGRAK from the coding sequence GTGACCTCCACCAACCCAACCCTGGACCTCGCCGGCGGCGCGACCGCGCCGCCGGCGGGGCGCCGGCCCGCCAGGCGATCGCCACACCGCGCGGCCGAGACCCGACGCAAGTGGTACGAGATCATCGGTCTCACCACGCCAGCGGTCATCGTGTACGTGATGTTCGTGCTGGTGCCGATGGGCTTCGCCTTCTACTACAGCCTCTTCCGGTGGCGGGGAGTCGGGCCGCCCACCGATTTCGTCGGGTTCGACAACTACGTCCTGGCCTTCCAGGACCCGATCTTCCTCGACGCGCTGCGCAACAACGCCATCATCGTGTTCGGGTCGCTGCTGATCCAGGGCCCCGTCGCGCTGGGCGTGGCCCTGCTGCTCAACCGGAAGTTCCGTGGGCGCACCCTGTTCCGGCTGCTGGCGTTCGTGCCGTACGTGCTCGCCGAGGTCACCGTCGGCATCATGTGGAAGCTGCTGCTCTCCGACGCCGGCACGTTCAACGCCTTCCTGGAGGCGCTGGGCCTGGGCGGCCTGGTGCAGGCGTGGCTCGCCGACCTCGACATCGTCATCTGGACGCTGCTGTTCATCCTCACCTGGAAGTACGTCGGCTTCGCCATCATCCTCCTGCTCGCCGGTCTGTCCAACGTGCCGCAGGAGTTGAACGAGGCCGCCGCGATCGACGGAGCGAGTTGGTGGCAGACCCAGCGGCACATCACCCTGCCGCTGTTGGGCCCCACGATCCGGATCTGGATGTTCCTGTCGATGATCGGCTCGTTGCAGGTCTTCGACATCATCTGGGTCACCTCGGTGCCTGCGGTACGGTCCCTCGGCGCATCGGCCACCATGGCGACGTACATGGTGGACAACGGGTTCTTCGCCCGGCTGTGGGGCTACGGCAACGCGGTGGCCGTGATCCTGTTCGTCATCTCCTTCGTCGCGGCACTGCTCTTCCAGCGCTTCCTGCTGCGCCGCGACATCCAGGGTGCCGTCACCGGAAGGGCGAAGTGA
- a CDS encoding extracellular solute-binding protein — protein sequence MAIKRRAGTVLALSLTTALLVAGCGGGGESEAPPADELFKNPVTLTWWHNASQDGPGKTYWEKVAKDFNALHPTVTINVEGIETNQLQRTRLPAALLSSDPPDIFQSWGGGELREQVEADYLKDITEQVKDEVANIGSAAEIWQANGKQYGLPYRMGIEGIWYNKDMFQRAGIAAPPTTFEELNDAVTKLKAINVIPIAVGAGDKWPAAHWWYNFALRACSVDTLKKASTDLSFDDQCFVKAGQDLKAFIDTKPFQNNFIATPGQNDPTSANGLLANGKAAMELMGDWNKGTLDTVAADKEALNKFIGWFPVPAISGSPGDPKAALGGGDGFACAKNAPAECVEFLKYIVSPEVQKGYAETGTGLPVTKGAEAGVADPALKSILEATSGATYVQLWLDTAFGSTVGNAMNDAIVAIFAGNGTPEQVVEAMKAAARK from the coding sequence ATGGCTATAAAGCGCCGCGCAGGCACCGTCCTAGCGCTGTCCCTGACCACCGCACTGCTCGTCGCCGGCTGTGGCGGCGGCGGTGAGAGCGAGGCGCCACCCGCAGACGAACTGTTCAAGAACCCGGTAACCCTGACCTGGTGGCACAACGCCTCCCAGGACGGGCCGGGCAAGACCTACTGGGAGAAGGTCGCCAAGGACTTCAACGCGCTGCACCCGACGGTCACGATCAACGTCGAGGGCATCGAGACCAACCAGCTCCAGCGCACCCGGCTCCCTGCCGCGCTGCTCAGCAGCGACCCGCCGGACATCTTCCAGTCCTGGGGTGGTGGCGAGCTCCGCGAGCAGGTGGAGGCCGACTACCTCAAGGACATCACCGAGCAGGTCAAGGACGAGGTTGCCAACATCGGCAGCGCGGCCGAGATCTGGCAGGCCAACGGCAAGCAGTACGGCCTGCCGTACCGGATGGGCATCGAGGGCATCTGGTACAACAAGGACATGTTCCAGCGGGCCGGCATCGCCGCCCCGCCGACCACGTTCGAAGAGCTGAACGACGCGGTCACCAAGCTCAAGGCGATAAACGTCATCCCGATCGCCGTCGGCGCCGGTGACAAGTGGCCCGCCGCGCACTGGTGGTACAACTTCGCGCTGCGTGCCTGCTCGGTCGACACCCTGAAGAAGGCCTCCACGGACCTCTCCTTCGACGACCAGTGCTTCGTGAAGGCCGGCCAGGACCTGAAGGCCTTCATCGACACCAAGCCGTTCCAGAACAACTTCATCGCCACCCCCGGCCAGAACGACCCGACCAGCGCCAACGGTCTGCTCGCCAACGGCAAGGCCGCGATGGAGCTGATGGGCGACTGGAACAAGGGCACGCTGGACACGGTCGCCGCCGACAAGGAGGCGCTCAACAAGTTCATCGGCTGGTTCCCGGTGCCGGCGATCAGCGGTTCCCCCGGTGACCCGAAGGCGGCCCTGGGCGGTGGCGACGGCTTCGCCTGCGCCAAGAACGCCCCGGCGGAGTGCGTCGAGTTCCTGAAGTACATCGTCAGCCCCGAGGTGCAGAAGGGCTACGCCGAGACCGGCACCGGCCTGCCGGTGACCAAGGGCGCCGAGGCCGGTGTCGCCGACCCCGCGCTGAAGTCCATCCTGGAGGCCACCAGCGGGGCGACCTACGTGCAGCTCTGGCTGGACACGGCCTTCGGCAGCACCGTCGGCAACGCGATGAACGACGCGATCGTGGCCATCTTCGCCGGCAACGGCACGCCCGAACAGGTCGTCGAGGCGATGAAGGCGGCCGCACGCAAGTGA
- a CDS encoding LacI family DNA-binding transcriptional regulator, which produces MAFPQRVNMSDVARAAGVSVATVSKVVNGRYGVAQATVERVQQIIHQLGYEASLGAQSLRSHRTNVLGILVAEFEPFSTELLKGASSAVAGTGYQLLAYSSGDVAGTAVGWERRSLARLSGTLIDGAVIVTPTVVETKQGFHVVAVDPHTGPSGLPTVDSDNFAGAVIATNYLLSLGHRRIAHISGRPDLESSRLREAGFRQAMADAGVGVDERLVRVGGFRIESAAGTAGELLARPDRPSAVFAGNDLSAISTMNVAREMGLTVPDDLSVIGFDNIPESALVNPPLTTIMQPLQRMGAEALRLLVDLIAGVERDIHIRLPTELVVRASCRALPD; this is translated from the coding sequence GTGGCGTTCCCGCAGCGTGTCAACATGTCGGACGTGGCCCGCGCGGCCGGCGTCTCCGTAGCCACCGTATCGAAGGTCGTGAACGGCCGGTACGGGGTGGCACAGGCAACCGTGGAGCGCGTTCAACAGATCATCCACCAGCTCGGTTACGAGGCCAGCCTGGGTGCGCAGAGCCTGCGCAGTCACCGCACAAACGTGCTGGGCATCCTGGTCGCCGAGTTCGAGCCCTTCTCCACGGAGCTGCTCAAGGGCGCCTCCAGTGCGGTGGCCGGCACCGGCTACCAGTTGCTGGCCTACTCCAGCGGCGACGTCGCCGGCACCGCCGTCGGCTGGGAGCGCCGCTCCCTGGCCCGCCTGTCCGGGACGCTCATCGACGGAGCCGTGATCGTCACGCCGACGGTGGTGGAGACCAAGCAGGGCTTCCACGTCGTCGCCGTCGACCCGCACACCGGCCCGTCGGGCCTGCCGACCGTCGACTCGGACAACTTCGCCGGTGCGGTCATCGCGACCAACTACCTGCTGTCGCTCGGGCACCGCCGGATCGCGCACATCAGCGGGCGGCCCGACCTCGAGTCGTCCCGCCTGCGGGAGGCGGGCTTCCGGCAGGCCATGGCCGACGCCGGGGTGGGCGTGGACGAGCGGCTGGTACGCGTCGGCGGGTTCCGGATCGAGAGCGCCGCCGGCACCGCGGGCGAACTGCTCGCCCGCCCCGACCGGCCGAGCGCGGTCTTCGCGGGAAACGATCTCTCCGCCATCTCCACGATGAACGTCGCCCGGGAGATGGGCCTCACCGTGCCCGACGACCTCTCCGTGATCGGATTCGACAACATCCCGGAATCTGCCCTGGTCAACCCGCCACTGACGACGATCATGCAGCCGCTGCAACGGATGGGCGCGGAGGCGCTGCGGCTGCTCGTAGACCTGATCGCCGGCGTGGAGCGCGACATCCACATCC